One genomic segment of Lysobacter sp. 5GHs7-4 includes these proteins:
- a CDS encoding 1-acyl-sn-glycerol-3-phosphate acyltransferase, translated as MPTDADDVVLPLPPNAPRVRGSRLTRWIGRSVLRLGGWRMVGAFPDIPKLVLIGAPHSSNWDGVWGFAAKAALGLDIKVLGKDSLFKVPLLGGLLRHLGVIPVDRSASHGVVEQAAAMIRNADRFWFGLAPEGTRKPVERWKTGFWKIAKAADVPVLPAYFHYPDKIIGIGELFWLGEDMNADIARIRAWYRPWQGKHHGTT; from the coding sequence ATGCCGACCGACGCCGACGACGTGGTGCTGCCGCTGCCGCCCAACGCGCCGCGCGTGCGCGGCAGCCGCCTGACCCGCTGGATCGGCCGCAGCGTGCTGCGGCTGGGCGGCTGGCGCATGGTCGGCGCGTTTCCCGACATCCCCAAGCTGGTGCTGATCGGCGCGCCGCACTCGTCCAACTGGGACGGCGTCTGGGGCTTCGCGGCCAAGGCGGCGCTGGGCCTGGACATCAAAGTGCTGGGCAAGGATTCGCTGTTCAAGGTGCCGCTGCTGGGCGGGCTGCTGCGTCACCTGGGCGTGATTCCGGTCGACCGCAGCGCCTCCCACGGCGTGGTCGAGCAGGCCGCGGCGATGATCCGCAACGCCGACCGGTTCTGGTTCGGGCTGGCGCCGGAAGGCACGCGCAAGCCGGTGGAGCGGTGGAAAACCGGCTTCTGGAAGATCGCCAAGGCCGCCGACGTGCCGGTGCTGCCGGCCTATTTCCACTACCCCGACAAGATCATCGGCATCGGCGAGCTGTTCTGGCTGGGCGAGGACATGAACGCCGACATCGCCCGCATCCGCGCCTGGTACCGGCCCTGGCAGGGCAAGCACCACGGCACGACCTGA
- a CDS encoding LysR family transcriptional regulator — MTARRPASPRFAYKGDRLKPLRAFCQTARLGSVSRAAEALYLSQPAVTLQLQALERDLGVRLLERSGRRLSLTREGQELYELARPLVEGLDGLDGAFRERVRGLDAGELHVAAGSSTILYLLPKIVEAFRAAHPDVRLTLHNVTGASGLDLLRSDGVDLAVGSMLDVPGDLSYAPVYRFEPMLIAPRDHPLARKPDLSLQDLSPYGLILPPQRLTTYRMVDLVFQQNRVPYTVALEVGGWEVIKQYVAMGLGISIVTAICLTDADRTRLAARSLADYFPSRSYGVVVRKGKYLSPQARAFTELIQPDLFFRGDYYATGQSDR; from the coding sequence GTGACCGCCAGGCGCCCCGCCAGCCCCCGTTTTGCTTACAAAGGCGACCGCCTGAAGCCGCTGCGGGCGTTCTGCCAGACCGCCCGACTGGGCTCGGTCTCACGCGCCGCCGAGGCGCTGTACCTGAGCCAGCCGGCGGTGACCCTGCAGCTGCAGGCGCTGGAGCGCGACCTGGGCGTGCGCCTGCTCGAGCGCAGTGGGCGCCGGCTCAGCCTGACCCGCGAAGGCCAGGAGCTGTACGAACTGGCCCGGCCCCTGGTCGAGGGCCTGGACGGCCTGGACGGCGCCTTCCGCGAGCGCGTGCGCGGGCTGGACGCGGGCGAGTTGCACGTCGCCGCCGGCAGCTCGACCATCCTCTACCTGCTGCCCAAGATCGTCGAAGCCTTCCGCGCCGCCCACCCCGACGTGCGCCTGACCCTGCACAACGTCACCGGCGCCAGCGGCCTGGACCTGCTGCGCTCCGACGGCGTGGACCTGGCGGTGGGCTCGATGCTGGACGTGCCCGGCGACCTCAGCTACGCGCCGGTGTACCGCTTCGAACCGATGCTGATCGCGCCGCGCGATCATCCGTTGGCGCGCAAGCCCGATCTGAGCCTGCAGGATCTCTCGCCCTACGGCCTGATCCTGCCGCCGCAGCGCTTGACCACCTACCGCATGGTCGACCTGGTGTTCCAGCAGAACCGCGTGCCCTACACGGTGGCGCTGGAGGTCGGCGGCTGGGAGGTCATCAAGCAGTACGTGGCCATGGGCCTGGGCATCAGCATCGTCACCGCGATCTGCCTGACCGACGCCGACCGCACGCGGCTGGCGGCGCGCTCGCTGGCCGATTACTTCCCCTCGCGCAGCTACGGCGTGGTGGTGCGCAAGGGCAAGTACCTGTCCCCGCAAGCCAGAGCGTTCACCGAGCTGATCCAGCCGGATCTGTTTTTCCGCGGCGATTACTACGCGACCGGGCAGTCGGATCGATAA
- the arfB gene encoding alternative ribosome rescue aminoacyl-tRNA hydrolase ArfB: MAEADINIPEQELVERFVRSTGPGGQNVNKVATAVELRFDVAQSPSLPEAVRERLLAKRDRRVTGDGVLVISAQRFRTQDRNRQDARERLAAFIESGLHAPKPRIATRPSRAAKERRLGAKRERSTVKRGRATRDWD, encoded by the coding sequence ATGGCCGAGGCCGACATCAACATCCCCGAGCAGGAACTGGTCGAACGCTTCGTACGCTCGACCGGGCCCGGCGGGCAGAACGTCAACAAGGTCGCCACCGCGGTCGAGCTGCGCTTCGACGTGGCGCAATCGCCGTCGCTGCCCGAGGCGGTGCGCGAGCGCCTGCTGGCCAAGCGCGACCGTCGCGTCACCGGCGACGGCGTGCTGGTGATCAGCGCGCAGCGGTTCCGCACCCAGGACCGCAATCGCCAGGACGCGCGCGAGCGCCTGGCGGCGTTTATCGAAAGCGGCCTGCACGCACCCAAGCCGCGCATCGCCACGCGCCCCAGCCGCGCCGCCAAGGAGCGGCGCCTGGGCGCCAAGCGCGAGCGCAGCACGGTCAAGCGCGGCCGTGCGACGCGCGATTGGGACTGA
- the aceB gene encoding malate synthase A, with protein MSAVMQQRQESNGIELTATLAGQEQLLTPAALAFLADLHRRYEPARQARLAARRERQAWFDAGHLPDFRADTAAIRNGQWRVAALPAALLDRRVEITGPVDPKMVINALNSGAKVFMADFEDSTAPTWANLLTGQRALKKAVAGTLDWMAQDGCKHYTLKPYEQQAVLMVRPRGWHLDEKHLLIDGAPIAGSLFDLGLFAFHNAQALAAKDRGPYFYLPKLQSMEEAQLWNEVLDRVEQALGLEAGQIKVTVLIETLPAVFEMDEILHALRTRIAGLNCGRWDYVFSYLKTFRAHRDKVLPERGQVTMLQPFLRAYSELLIQTCHKRGAHAMGGMAAQIPISGDEAANEAALAKVRADKLREVTAGHDGTWVAHPALIPLAMRIFDERMPGPHQQHVLRDDVLVIRDDLIKPSLGTITRAGFEGNVEVCVRYLAAWLDGNGCVPIHWLMEDAATAEIARTQLWQWLHASGLHLDDGTPVDFALLERALIGLPSKLAERMKLPGGERLGEAIAMLDQLTHADTLEEFLTLPAYERID; from the coding sequence ATGTCGGCAGTGATGCAGCAGCGGCAGGAGTCGAACGGGATCGAGCTGACCGCCACCCTGGCCGGTCAGGAGCAGTTGCTGACGCCGGCCGCGCTGGCCTTCCTGGCCGACCTGCACCGCCGCTACGAACCCGCGCGCCAGGCCCGCCTGGCCGCGCGCCGCGAGCGCCAGGCCTGGTTCGACGCCGGTCACCTGCCGGACTTCCGCGCCGACACCGCCGCGATCCGCAACGGCCAGTGGCGCGTCGCCGCGCTGCCCGCCGCCCTGCTGGACCGCCGCGTCGAGATCACCGGGCCGGTCGATCCCAAGATGGTCATCAACGCCCTCAACTCGGGCGCCAAGGTCTTCATGGCCGACTTCGAGGACAGCACCGCGCCGACCTGGGCCAACCTGCTGACCGGCCAGCGCGCGCTGAAGAAGGCCGTCGCCGGCACCCTGGACTGGATGGCGCAGGACGGCTGCAAGCACTACACCCTCAAGCCCTACGAGCAACAGGCGGTGCTGATGGTGCGCCCGCGCGGCTGGCACCTGGACGAGAAGCACCTGCTGATCGACGGCGCGCCGATCGCCGGCAGCCTGTTCGATCTGGGCCTGTTCGCGTTCCACAACGCGCAGGCGCTCGCGGCCAAGGACCGCGGCCCCTACTTCTACCTGCCCAAGCTGCAGTCGATGGAAGAGGCGCAGCTGTGGAACGAAGTGCTGGATCGCGTCGAGCAGGCGCTGGGCCTGGAGGCGGGGCAGATCAAGGTCACCGTGCTGATCGAGACCCTGCCGGCGGTGTTCGAGATGGACGAGATCCTGCATGCGCTGCGCACGCGCATCGCCGGCCTCAACTGCGGCCGCTGGGATTACGTGTTCTCCTACCTCAAGACCTTCCGCGCGCACCGCGACAAGGTCCTGCCCGAACGCGGCCAAGTGACGATGCTGCAGCCGTTCCTGCGCGCGTACTCGGAACTGCTGATCCAGACCTGCCACAAGCGCGGCGCGCACGCGATGGGCGGCATGGCCGCGCAGATTCCGATCAGCGGCGACGAGGCCGCCAACGAGGCCGCGCTGGCCAAGGTGCGCGCCGACAAGTTGCGCGAGGTCACCGCCGGCCACGACGGCACCTGGGTCGCGCATCCGGCGCTGATCCCGCTGGCGATGCGCATCTTCGACGAGCGCATGCCCGGCCCGCACCAGCAGCACGTGCTGCGCGACGACGTGCTGGTGATCCGCGACGACTTGATCAAGCCCTCGTTGGGCACGATCACGCGCGCCGGTTTCGAGGGCAACGTCGAGGTCTGCGTGCGTTACCTCGCGGCCTGGCTGGACGGCAACGGCTGCGTGCCGATCCATTGGCTGATGGAGGACGCGGCCACCGCCGAGATCGCGCGCACCCAGCTGTGGCAGTGGCTGCACGCGTCGGGCCTGCACCTGGACGACGGCACGCCGGTCGATTTCGCCCTGCTCGAGCGCGCCCTGATCGGCCTGCCCAGCAAGCTCGCCGAGCGCATGAAGCTGCCCGGCGGCGAGCGCCTGGGCGAGGCGATCGCGATGCTCGACCAGCTCACCCATGCCGACACGCTGGAAGAGTTCCTGACCCTGCCGGCTTACGAACGCATCGACTGA
- a CDS encoding glycosyltransferase, whose protein sequence is MPALPWFALSPNGLLSAVGLWRGAEETVPTPVEDWRQAVVDVVITARRQQHDIAHCLAALLAQTLQPRSVVLVDDGGTERDGTAAIAREFAAANGLSLRVIERMWSIGRAPTIKRQARESDADVEFVLDGDTLLHSADYIERCVRELYEGVGIASVCGVVQPMRGEHRRALERSPAFQRWLHGEAYRDPRARRGGVRRSLQWLGDVYRETSCLLQQRFINRGQMALFGGVVVPRGNAIAYRRRYIKDLFDRYEPVCGDQLDEAEDVFIALALAQQGYRNVQLSEALAHAEQLPLDRLPRQSFRQAGAFFRGCREFNALLLTPFKAWRRWLRPRAPAGGEQRRVREAYRQPFGERLTHEYGRPIGWALFLMALERLAYPLLLLWLAFAGHWLWLGAIVLAEIAATALVLAAVTRAARAPTIGKALLVAPVRYAMAFVDLAAAAVFLPQRFRAPKRR, encoded by the coding sequence GTGCCCGCGTTGCCCTGGTTCGCGCTTAGTCCCAACGGCCTGCTCAGCGCGGTCGGCCTGTGGCGGGGCGCCGAGGAAACCGTGCCCACGCCGGTCGAGGACTGGCGCCAGGCGGTGGTCGACGTGGTCATCACCGCGCGCCGCCAGCAGCACGACATCGCCCACTGCCTGGCCGCGTTGCTGGCGCAGACGCTGCAGCCGCGCAGCGTGGTGCTGGTGGACGACGGCGGCACCGAGCGCGACGGCACCGCCGCGATCGCGCGCGAGTTCGCCGCCGCCAACGGCTTGTCGCTGCGCGTGATCGAGCGCATGTGGTCGATCGGGCGTGCGCCCACGATCAAGCGCCAGGCGCGCGAGTCCGACGCCGATGTCGAGTTCGTGCTCGACGGCGACACGCTGCTGCATTCGGCCGACTACATCGAACGCTGCGTGCGCGAGCTGTACGAAGGCGTCGGCATCGCCAGCGTCTGCGGCGTGGTCCAGCCGATGCGCGGCGAGCACCGGCGCGCGCTGGAGCGGTCGCCGGCGTTCCAGCGCTGGCTGCACGGCGAGGCCTATCGCGATCCGCGCGCGCGCCGCGGGGGCGTGCGGCGCAGTCTGCAGTGGCTGGGCGACGTCTATCGCGAAACCAGCTGCCTGCTGCAGCAACGCTTCATCAACCGCGGCCAGATGGCCCTGTTCGGCGGCGTGGTGGTGCCGCGCGGCAATGCCATCGCGTATCGGCGGCGTTACATCAAGGACTTGTTCGATCGTTACGAGCCGGTGTGCGGCGATCAGCTCGACGAAGCCGAGGACGTGTTCATCGCCCTGGCGCTGGCGCAGCAGGGCTACCGCAACGTGCAGCTGTCCGAGGCGCTGGCGCATGCCGAGCAGCTGCCGCTGGACCGGTTGCCGCGGCAGAGCTTCCGTCAGGCCGGCGCGTTCTTTCGCGGTTGCCGCGAGTTCAACGCCTTGCTGCTGACGCCGTTCAAGGCCTGGCGGCGCTGGCTGCGGCCGCGCGCGCCAGCCGGCGGCGAGCAACGGCGCGTGCGCGAGGCCTACCGGCAGCCGTTCGGCGAACGCCTCACCCACGAGTACGGGCGCCCGATCGGCTGGGCGCTGTTCCTGATGGCGCTGGAGCGGCTGGCCTATCCGTTGCTGCTGTTGTGGCTGGCGTTCGCCGGCCATTGGCTGTGGCTGGGCGCGATCGTGCTGGCGGAAATCGCGGCCACCGCGCTGGTGCTGGCCGCGGTCACGCGCGCGGCGCGCGCGCCCACCATCGGCAAGGCCTTGCTGGTGGCGCCGGTGCGCTACGCGATGGCGTTCGTGGACCTGGCCGCGGCGGCGGTGTTTCTGCCGCAGCGGTTTCGCGCGCCGAAGCGGCGCTGA
- the aceA gene encoding isocitrate lyase, whose protein sequence is MSQTLPTAEQLRNDWASNPRWAGITRPYSAEDVVRLRGTVPVEHSIAKLGAAKLWNSLNTEDFVNALGALTGNQAMQQVKAGLKAIYLSGWQVAADANIAGEMYPDQSLYPANSVPQVVRRINNTLLRADQIQCAEGTGDIDFLQPIVADAEAGFGGVLNAFELMKGMIEAGASGVHFEDQLASVKKCGHMGGKVLVPTREAVEKLVAARLAADVMGVPTLIVARTDAEAADLLTADIDPNDQPFTTGERTNEGFYKTRNGLDQAISRGLAYAPYADLVWCETGKPDLEFARKFAEAIHAKFPGKLLAYNCSPSFNWKKNLDDATIAKFQKEIAGYGYKFQFITLAGFHSLNYGMFNLAHGYARRQMSAFVELQEAEFAAAEKGFTAVKHQREVGTGYFDAVTQTIQGGQSSTVALKGSTEEEQFQHDKVAA, encoded by the coding sequence ATGAGCCAGACCCTGCCGACCGCCGAGCAACTCCGCAACGACTGGGCCAGCAATCCGCGCTGGGCCGGCATCACCCGTCCGTATTCGGCCGAAGACGTGGTGCGGCTGCGCGGCACGGTGCCGGTCGAGCACAGCATCGCCAAGCTCGGCGCGGCCAAGCTGTGGAACTCGCTCAACACCGAAGACTTCGTCAACGCGCTGGGCGCGCTGACCGGCAACCAGGCCATGCAGCAGGTCAAGGCCGGCCTCAAGGCGATCTACCTGTCGGGCTGGCAGGTCGCCGCCGACGCCAACATCGCCGGCGAGATGTACCCCGACCAGTCGTTGTACCCGGCCAACTCGGTGCCGCAGGTCGTGCGCCGCATCAACAACACCCTGCTGCGCGCCGATCAGATCCAGTGCGCGGAAGGTACCGGCGACATCGACTTCCTGCAGCCGATCGTGGCCGACGCCGAGGCCGGCTTCGGCGGCGTGCTCAACGCCTTCGAACTGATGAAGGGCATGATCGAGGCCGGCGCCTCGGGCGTGCACTTCGAGGACCAGCTGGCCTCGGTCAAGAAGTGCGGCCACATGGGCGGCAAGGTGCTGGTGCCCACGCGCGAAGCGGTCGAGAAGCTGGTCGCCGCGCGCCTGGCCGCCGACGTGATGGGCGTGCCGACCCTGATCGTGGCGCGCACCGACGCCGAGGCCGCCGACCTGCTCACCGCCGACATCGATCCCAACGATCAGCCCTTCACCACCGGCGAGCGCACCAACGAGGGCTTCTACAAGACCCGCAACGGCCTGGACCAGGCGATCAGCCGCGGCTTGGCCTACGCGCCCTACGCCGACCTGGTGTGGTGCGAGACCGGCAAGCCGGACCTGGAGTTCGCGCGCAAGTTCGCCGAGGCCATCCACGCCAAGTTCCCGGGCAAGCTGCTGGCCTACAACTGCTCGCCCAGCTTCAACTGGAAGAAGAACCTGGACGACGCCACGATCGCCAAGTTCCAGAAGGAGATCGCCGGCTACGGCTACAAGTTCCAGTTCATCACCCTGGCCGGCTTCCACAGCCTGAACTACGGCATGTTCAACCTCGCCCACGGCTACGCGCGCCGGCAGATGAGCGCCTTCGTCGAGCTGCAGGAGGCCGAGTTCGCCGCCGCCGAGAAGGGCTTCACCGCGGTCAAGCACCAGCGCGAGGTCGGCACCGGCTACTTCGATGCGGTCACCCAGACCATCCAGGGTGGCCAGTCCTCGACCGTCGCGCTCAAGGGCTCGACCGAGGAGGAACAGTTCCAGCACGACAAGGTCGCCGCCTGA